gaagcaAGGGAACCAGTGTGAGGTAAAAGCCGGGCAACCATCAGCTGGGTCCCCTGTGTGTAGCAGGTGCTGCCCGAATCCTGAGGTCTTTGTGCCCCACAGAGGGAGCAGTGCACTATGGCTTCCCAGTGGGGTTTAGGTTGTGAGATAGTGTTTGAAGTGGACTAGATCAGAATGAGAAGTGCGGTGAAGGAAGttggagaagaagaggaagtCCATGAGCCCCGTGTCCATGCAGCACAAGGTGGGCCCATTCTCTGGATTTCAGGCCTGCTGAGGGACTGGGCCGGCTTTTATGCTGGTCCCCAAGGGGCGGGACAGCCTTTGTGCGTGGCAGCATTTGTCAGCAAGCAGCTGGTGCGTGCCACAGCCTGGCAAGTCATGAGTTGtgcttgtgttttccttcccacagcGCTCTCTTTGCATGTTCTCCTGTTGAGGACGTGTCCATCTGGCCCTGGCGTCAGCTTTTAAGTGCAAGTATTGAAGGCCAGAAGCTTGTTTCTTGTGGCATCTTTTTGGCCAGGCAGTAAACACGACCAAAGTGTTAGAGAGGTGGGGTGTCCTCAGTGAGGTTATCCCATGGTGCTCatgtgctgtgctttgcaggtGCATTGTGAAGAATGGGTGCCATTTCCTCAGAGCCCTGTCACGTCAGTCTGTgctttggagctgtgctggccgTGGGGAGCTGCCCCTTCCATCGCATTCGATTCGTCCCGGCCTTCTTGCCTGGTCGCTAATCCTGATTTGAGCCCTTGGTTGAATTCTGTGCATGTCCTGGTGCCCTTTGTGGTTGTAAGGCTGTCCCTGGAAGGGTGCATTTATGTGGACAGGTTTTGGTAGCCGTGGGTCTGCTGTGGTGCCTTCTGTGAGAAAATGCCAGAAGCTTTCTCCATGTCCAATAGAGCATGTGGGAAGGACCTATGTTGGGTAAAGTAATGGAGGCCTCTTTCCCATTATAGTGACCCCACAATGAAGAAGTTAAGAGTGTGAAGAGGAAGGGTTGGCAGAGACAAGGTGTGTTGTACTGACCACAGGTCCCATTCCCCTCTTGCCTGTGCCACTTTGGTCGAAGTTGTAAGTACTTTGGGACTGAACTGGATCCTTGAAGAAAGGAGGCGTTGGGGGAAAGTGTTTTAAGAgttgattattttcttatttctctacCCTGATTTTGTTACATGACTTTCCCCATATGAAGTCTGTTTTGCTGCCACTGGaaactggtgagtgatctccaTTTTCTTATCATGACTCTGGAGGCTTCAGTCTTATTCTTCTCCCCCTAATGCAGTTGAGGAAGAGGAGTGATGCAGGGGCTCAGTGAGCACTTGGTGCCCAGCCAAGGTGAACCCACCACAGAGCCCCATCTTCACAGGAGAACAGGGTGACAGGCTTGCTCCTGCACCTCATCCCCATTACCTTGCACCCGGCCTCATTGTGCCACTGTGAGGAGGATTGTGACCTCATAGTGGGGCCTTTCTCTGTGACCTCAGAGCAGAGGGATGATGACTTGGGTCCCCTGCAGAGGTGGTCCAGAGGCACAGCAGTAGGGAGGATGGTTGTTCTGGAGACCCCCTGCACTGTTGGAATGCATAGTGATGAGGAGCCTGTGTCCAAGATAGGCCCAAAGGCATCATTTATGGACCCCATTGCAAGATGAGACCATAGCCTGCAGACTGTGATGTGAATGGAATGGGGACCGTGCACCCAGGAGGTCAATGCAACAAGGACCCAAACTGGGGTTAGAGGAGGATCCCAGAGCAACGAGGGTTGTGATCTGGGCATGCTGTATGGGGTTATCCATGGTCCTTGCAGCAAAGCATTAAGGGTCCATTAGTCCCTGTATGGGTGGTCTTGGGACCCCAGCCAGAAGTGCCCATGAGACCGGGGCAACTTCATCAGAGGCATGTTCAGGGGAACGTAGTCATGTTCAAGGCTGTTTGAGCCATTTGGTGCCTCAAGCTACTGTGTCACATTGTGGAGGCCACCCAGGAGCCTGTCTTTGATGTTGGTGGTAGCATACATCCCAGGAGAAGACTTATGGCCTTTTTCCACTTACCTGGATGACCTTCTGATACCTGACTTAGTGCTGCGTGAAGTTGGAAGAGCCTTGGtagaagaaagggagaggaggcaTCAGAGGCTGGGATGGAGGAGACCGTTATTGAGGCAAGAGGAATTGTGAAGAGGGGGTCCCATATCCTCACAGCATTGTTACACTGCTCTGAgctttggagctgtgctggccgTGAGGGTCCTGCCCCTCCCATCGCATCCGGTCCCTCTCTTCCTTGCTGCCAGGTCTCTAAGCCTGTCTTTTGGCCCGTCCTTTCCCTGTGGATGTGCTCTGTGGTTGTCTTGGTGGCCTTTGTGCTTGTAAAGTGTTCGCTGGGTGAGTGCTTTTATGTGGAATGTTTTTGTTAGCCATTATGTTGCTGTGGTGTCTCCCGTGAGAAGGTGCCTGAAGCTTTCTCCAAGTCCGATAGAGAATGCGGGAAGGATTCACCTAAGTTCTTGGAGGGCTGTTTCTGTGGAAGGGGCCCCAGAATGGAGCAGGTGAAGAGTGTGAGGAGGGTGGAGTGGCAGAGACAATGTGGGCTGAACTGTCCACAattccccttcccatccctctgtaCTGTTTAGGGAATGGGAGTAAGTAATGTAGGAGGCAAGATGAAcctggaagaagggagaggttGGGGGAGTGTGTGCTAGGATTTGTTTCAAGTTCTCCTAATTCTCCTGTGACTTTTGATTTTAATAAGTGTATTTCAACATATTAAGTCTGTTTTGCTGCCACTGGAAAGCAGTGAGTGATCTCCATGTTCTTATCCCGATTCGGGAGACTTTCATCTTgttcttctctcccctctcaAGGAAGtggagtgatagagcagctccTTGAGCACTTGATGCCCAGCCAAGCTCCACTCATGGAGCCCCATCTTTGCAGCAGAACTGGGTCACAGGCTTTGTCCTGCACTTGTCTCCAGTGCTCTATGTAGGGCGGTGCTGAGCCAAGGTGAGGAGGATTGTGACCTCACACTGGGGGCTTTCTCTGTGACATCAGAGCCGAGGAATGTTGGCTTTGGGTCCCCTGCAGAGGTGGTCCAGAGattctgcagcagggaggatggTGCTCAGGAGACCTCCTGCGTGGGTCATTGATGGGCTTCTCAGTGAAGAGGTGCTGATGGCTAGGGAAAATCCAAGTCCTCTTTTGTGGAGCCCATAGCAAGGTGAGACCATGGCCTGGGAACTGTGGTGTGTGTGGAATGGGGACCAAGCAGCCGGGTGGTCAGTGCAACATCGACCCACACCTGGGTGAGAGCAGGATCTCAGAGCAGAAAAGGTGGTGATCTGTGCACACTGCATAGGCTACCCAAGGTCCTTGTAGTTGGGGGGGCCTGGAACACCACCCAGATGGTCTCATGAGTCTGTGGTGACTCCATCAGAGGCGTGCTCATGGGAGTGTTGTCATGTTCATGACTATCTTTGAGCCAGCGCTTCCTCAAACCTCTATTGCATTGTGAAAGCACCCCAGGTGCCAGTGTCTGTTGGTCGTGGTGGTTTTTTCCCAGGAGAATCCTTGTGGCCTTTTTCAGCCACACAGATGGGCTGTTGAGCCCTGGCTTTGTGCTGTGTGAAGTTGGAACAGCTTTGGtagaagaaaggggaagaggtgtcagaggctgggatgcaggagaacTTTATTGagataaaagcatgaaaacGTACAAgcataaggaggaagagagctGAGATGCAAGTAGAGTGACCATGCACTGAGGTCTTCTGTATGCAGTAGATTTTGTCAGAGCACCGATGTCTTCCTGGCTTGCGTGGGGTGGAAACCACTGGAGGTCCCCTGATGCTGTTTAGCCTCTAAGATGCTGGTGCGGCACACAGTACTGCATGAAGCAGATGGGGTGGTGCAGAGAAGGAatttggagaagaggaagataTCCATGGGCCACGCTACCAGGCAGCCTGAGGTGGCCCCTTCGCTGCTTGCTTAATGCCACAAGagaaggagctggggaaggTGAACTGGTGTGCCAGCATTACCCCAGACGTGAATCCACAATCCATGCCTTTGCTTCTAGAATGTACGTGAGTGGTTTCATGTATGTTGTCAATGCCCTTAGCAGATGTTGTatcctcttcctctgccatAGCAGCCCAGGCCTCCGAAGCCGTAGCCCAGGCCTCCGAAGCCGTAGCCCAGGCCCCCGTAGCCGAAGCCCCCAGAGGAGACGGGCACTCCCTTGGCGCTGAGGACGTTGCCCACGGCAGCGGATGAGGAGGATCCAACGGCGGtgctctgggggaaggagctgaggatgggtcctGGCAGGGTGACCAGCACGGCGGGAGGCTGGATGACGACACGGGAGTCCTCGCACTGCCTGACACAGGGCTcgttgcagctgttggccagcggGGTGGGTCCGCAGGGGCGGCAGAGGTCGGAGCAGGCCATGTCTGTGGTGTGGAGGGGCCCTGGcaggggacaggagaggagagaatggaggagaggagaggagagggcgTGGGGAGAGCGGAGGGCGTGGGGGTGCGAGGGGCGGTGGTGCAGGAGGGCGAGGCAGTGGggaggctggtgtggggctgtggggctgtggtgctggggaggcttgaggggtgctgaggctggggcagagcgtGCTGGAAGAgccggggcaggggggcaggagcagagggcaagGGGCTTGAGGCTCACCTTGTTGAGCGCGCAGGAGAAGGCGTCAGCAGAGGCGAGTGAGGGACAGAGGCGCTGGGCCGGCTTTTATGCTGGTCCCCGAGGGCCGGGACAGCCTTTGCGCATGGCAGCATTTGTCAGCAAGCAGCTGGTGCGTGCCACAGCCTGGCAAGTCATGAGCTGGggcctgttttccttcccacaaCGCTCCCTTTGCATGTCCTCTGTTGAGGTCGAGTCCATCCGGCCCTGGCGgcagcttttatttgcaaatattaaaGGCTAAATACTTGGTTTTGATGGCGTGTATCAGGACACTCTGCAGATCATGCAAGGAAAGCATTGAAGTGGTGGGGTGTCGTCCATGATGTCAGCCCATGGCACTCGTGTGCTGTGGTTTGCAGGTGCATTGTGAACTGGGTGCCCTATGTGCTTGCAGCCCTCAGGCTGCTCTGGCCCTTGGAGCTCTGCTGGCTATGTGGGGCTGCCCTTTCCATTGTATTTGGTTCTTCCCCACCTTGCTACCACGTTGCTGAGCCTGTCTTTAAGCCTGTCTTTCCTGTAGGATGAGCTCTATGGGTATCTTGCTGTCTATTTATGTTTGGAAGGTTGTACTTGTTGTAGCAGGTTTATGTTTACTGttacggtggtgaggcactggaatggattacTTAGGGAGGTTgtgcatgctccatccctggccgtgttcaaggccaggttggacgaagccttggctGGtaaggtttagtgtgagatattcctgctcatggcagggggatttgaactagatgatcttaaggtcctttccaacgctaactattctgtgattctatgaatctatgtgGGAGGGTTTAGGTAGATGCAGCTGCCGTGGTGGCTTCTGTTAGAAGATGCAAGAAGCTTCCTCCATGTCTCATAGATTCTGTTTGAAGAACCCACGCTGGGTAGATTCAGGAAGGGctgtttgtattggaagggatcCCAGGATGAAGGATGAGTAGACTGTGAGGAACAAAGAGGATTAGCAACAACGTGTGTTGAACTGACTACAACTTCCATTCCTCATCCCCATGTGCTGCTTTGGGAAAGGGAATATGTAATTCATGAGAGCAGGTGAACCTGGAAGAAGGGTTGGGGAAGGTGTTTCAAgatgtggttttatttctcagaattCTAAtctgatttttggttttgataaactaaattaatttccccgagccaagtctgttttgcttccAGTGGAAAACTGTGAGTGATCTCTATGTACTGATCTCAACTCCAGAGGCTTTTGTCATATTCTTCTCCTACCTGAGGAAGGGGCATGATAGAGCAGCTCAGTGACTACTTGGTGCCCAGCCGAAGTCCACACTCCACAGAGCCCCATCTtcgctgcagggctgggttacAGGCTTGGTCTTGCACTTGGCCCCCAGTGCCCCATGCAGGGCCTTTTTGAGCGAGGGTGAGGAGCATTTTGACCTCATACTGGGGattttctgtggggttttctgtgtgacctcagagcagagggatggTGAGTTGGGGTCTCCTGCAGAGGTGGTGCAGAGACTCCACAGCAGTGAAGGTGGTGGTCAGGAGACCCCCTGCGTGGGTCACTGTTGGACTGTGCAGTGAAGAGGGGCTGGTGGTGTGAGGATCATCCAAGGCTTCATTTGAGGACCCCGTAGCAAGCTGAGACCATGGCCTGTGAACTGTGATGTGGGTGGAATGGGGACCTTGCAGCCCAAAGGTCAGTGCAGCAACAAAGTGGTTCCTGAGATCTAGAAATGCTGAATGGCCtcttcttttgaaaaagaatgaagaatagGAAGGAAGAACTGTGCAAATAGGGGCTGTTGAGTCTGTTCTTGTTTCCCTGGAAGGTGATGTTGGAAATCTTCCCAGCAAGGACTGCAAATGCCAGGAATGATGAGAAGTTGATGTGAAGTCCTCAGCATATACTTGCATATGGTAAATCGTGCTTGCTCAAACTCTGTCTCCCCTGCGAGGAAGTGCCCGTTATTGTGGATGAGGAGAAAGCCTTGGCTGGTGTTTACCTCGCTTGTCTTTATGATGTCTTTGGCCCTTTCACCCCTTGCATGCCCATTGACAAGCTGACAAAATACCTTTTGTGTGTGGGGCCAGTGTGGTGCAGTGCCAAGTGGCTGAACGGCTGAGCCCAGAGGCTTGTGATGAGTGGCACAGCTGGAGGCAAGTCTCAAGTCATGTAGGACATGGACGTGGGGCCAACATGTTCAGCAGCCTCATCAAGAACCTGGCCAGTATAATCAAGTCCTCAGGCAGCAAGTTGGCAGGTGATAGCTTCATTATTAAGAAGGTGgaaatgaatcatagaatgatagaatagttggggtaggaaaggacctgaagatcatccacgtccaaaccccctgccctgggcagggactcctcacactagaccatgtcacccaaggctctgtccagccatcccttgaacacccccagggatggagcattcacaacttccctggccaacccattccagtgcctcaccaccctcacagtaaagaatttcttccttatatccaatctaaacttcacctgtaTAAGAtttagcccattaccccttgtcctatcactacagtctctgatgaagtgtccctctccagcatccttgtagccccattgagacactggaagctgctctgaggtcaccatgtagcttctcttctccaggctgaacagccccagtgttctcagcctgtgctCACAAGGGGTCTggtccagtcccctggtcatccttgtgggcctcctctggtcttgttcgatgtttttctgttgtggacaacagaactgtacacaatagtTCAAGTGAGATCCAGGTTGTCCAAGTGAAGACCCAggttcatagaatcgtagaatcatagaatagttagggttggaaaggacctcaagatcaaccagttccaacccccctgccatgcacagggacacctcacactaaaccatccaacacaaggcttcatccaacctggccttgaacaccgccagggatggagcactcacaacccccctgggcaacccattccagtgcctcagcaccctaacaggaaagaaattcctccttatatccaacttaaacttcccctgtttaagttttaacccattaccccttgtcctgtcactacagtccctgacaaagagtccctccccagcatccctacaggcccccttcaggtactggaaggctgctatgaggtctccatgcagccttctcttctccaggctgaacagccccaacttcctcagcctgtcttcatacgggaggtgctccagtcccctgatcatcctcgtggcctcctctggacttgttccagcagttccatgtcctttttatgttgaggacaccagaactgcacacaatgctccaggtgaggtctcacaagagcagagcagaggggcaggatcacctccttcgccctgctggtcacgctccttttgatgcagcccaggatacggttgctttctcggctgcgagcgcacactgcagccggctcatgttcattttctcatcgaccagcacccccaagtccttctctgcagggccgctctgaatctcttctctgcccaatctgtagctgtgcctgggattgctccgacccagctgtaggaccttgcacttgtcgtggttgaacttcataaggttggcatcagcccacctcacaagcgtgtcaaggtccctctggatggcatcccttccctccagcatatcaaccggaccacacagcttggtgtcatcggcaaacttgctgagggcacactcaatcccactgtccatgtcagcgacgaagacgttaaacaagaccggtcccaacaccgatccctgagggacaccactcgttaccggtctccagctggacatcgagccattgaccacaactctttgtgtgcggccgtccagccagttctttatcgaccgagtggtccacccatcaaattgatatctctccaatttagagagaaggatgtcgaaGGTTAATTCAAGGCCGGTCAATGTCACCTCTGTGACAGGAGAGATCATGGAGCAGTTTGTCCTGGAAACTATGCCAAGGCACACGGAAAAGACAAAGGTGATCACTGACAGACACCATGGCTTCACAGAGGGTAAATCATGCCTAACAAGTTTTGTGTCTTCCTGCGATGGCGTTAGAGCATTGGTGGGTATAGGAAGAGTGACTGCCGTTATCTTTTCTTGTGCAAAGCGTTAGATACGGTGCCACACAACAACCCTGCCTCTGAAACAGAGAGAGGTGGAATTGAAGGCTGGGCACCAGGCATCCAGGCAGAGGTAGGCCAGCAGACATGAGGAGCTTGTGTCACAGGTCGAAGGGCATCAGTGTTTCCAAGGCTTTGTTTGGGTAGGCAAAGAGCTGGAGTGATGGGCTGGAAGCCCCCAAAGTGCCAGTGGGTGGTGTTGCTGGAGCTACTGTTCCAAAGAGGTGTCTCGTGGCGGTGTTTTGATCACTCGATGGCCTGTTGAGCCCAGTGATTGTGGCGGGTGAGGTTGGATGAGTGTTTGGGAAGAAATGAAGAGGAAGGGCCtgaggctgggatgcaggagaagTTTATTGAATataaacacagggaaaaggCAGGAGCGCCAAGTGGAAGGGAACCAGTGAGAGGTGAAGTGGGGCACTGGTGTGACATTGTATGTAGTAGGTATTGCCGGGGCCCTGAGATCTTTGTGCCCCACAGTGTGAATGTCACAGGGTTGGTACCTGGTGGGTTTGGCGTGTGAGAAGGTGTTTGCAGGAGAGTGGGGTGAACATAGCAGAAGGAGCAATGCAGAGAAGGAAGTTGGAGAAAAGGACAATGCTCAAGGGCCTTGCTTCCAGACAGCTCAAGCTGGGCACTTTCCCTGCTTGATTTCATTGTTCCTTGAGAGGAGGAAGTGTACATGTTGAGTCCATGGAGTAGCATTGGCCCAAAGGTTTGTCCTTAGTCCAAGCTTTTGTTTCCATGGTGTGTGTGGTTGGTGTCATGGTACTGTCAAGGGCGCTTAGCAGATGTAACCTCTTCCTCTGCCATAGCAGCCAAAGCCTCTGTAGCCGTAGCCAAGGCTGTATCCGAAGCCCCCAGAGGAGACGGGCACTCCCTGGGCACTGAGGACGTTGCCCACGGCAGCGGATGAGGAGGATCCGACGGCGGtgctctgggggaaggagctgaggatgggtcctGGCAGGGTGACCAGCACGGCGGAAGGCTGGATGACGACGCGGGAGTCCTCGCACTGCCTGACACAGGGCTcgttgcagctgttggccagcggGGTGGGTCCGCAGGGGCGGCAGAGGTCGGAGCAGGCCATGTCTGTGGTGTGGAGGGGCCCTGGcaggggacaggagaggagagaatggaggagaggagaggagaggataggTTGTGGGGAGAGCGGAGGGCGTGGGGGTGCGAGGGGCGGTGGTGCAGGAGGGCGAGGCAGTGGggaggctggtgtggggctgtggggctgtggtgctggggaggcttgaggggtgctgaggctggggcagagcgtGCTGGAAGAgccggggcaggggggcaggagcagagggcaagGGGCTTGAGGCTCACCTTGTTGAGCGTGCAGGAGAAGGCGTCAGCAGAGGCGAGTGAGGGACAGAGGCGCTGGGCCGGCTTTTATGCTGGTCCTGCAGTGCCCGAGGGGGCTGAGGCAGTCTTTGTGCATGGCAGCGTGTTTgtgcaagcagctgctgcatgtCAGAGCCTGTTAAGTAGTTAGTTGtgcttgtgttttccttccaagAATTCCAGAAGTTCATGTCCTCCTGTTGAGGACGTGTCCTTGTGGCCCTAGCGGCAGTTTTCAAGTATTAGAGACCAAAGGTTTGGTGTTGATGGTGCCTTTTAGGGTATTTGGCAGAACGTGCAAGAAAAGCATTGGAGAGGTGGGTTTGTCGTCAGTGCTGTCAGTGATGTCATCCTGTGGCACTCGTGGCtgtggtttgtggggtttttgcatttcttcctgtttgaTGAAATAGAGCTCATCCCTTTGTTTTtgggagaaaataaagagggtggaTCTGGCACATTTTAGGCTGATCAGCCTGCTTTGTGCCCTGTATTAAACTCCATTTACATTTCTCAGATTTACAGGACAACCTCTTCAGTTATTTCAACTTCATTTTGACCTCATGGCACCATTCCCAGCATTCCTCAGGCCGCACCAGAAGCTGGGGTAGCCAAAATCAGAGCAAGAGTTGAGTGAACAGTCCCATGCACCCCAGGATGCGGTTTGCCCCCTTGtctgccagggcacactgctgactcCTATTGAacctgctgccagccagcaccCCAGGcacctttctgcagggctgctctccaggaacTCCTCTCCCAGGCTGTGCTTGTGTCCAGCACCGCTCCATCGCAGGCACAGAGTCCAGCATTTGTGCTTCTTAAACTCCATGCCGTTGATGGTTGCCCACTGCTCCAACCTATCTAGATCCTTCTGCAACACCTCTTATCCTTCAAGACAACCAACAGCACCTCCCAGTCCCATCACAAACTTGTGAACAGTGCATTCAGCTCCTGCCTGTTGAGTGTGTTAAAAATATTGTCCAGAAATGGCCTAGAATGGAGCTCTGAGGGACATCGCAGGTGACCATTCACAAAGCACATCTCGCCCCATTCACTGTGACACTTTCAGCCCTGCACTTCAGCAGTTCTTTATCCAATGTATCCTGTCCCTGCTCATCTCCCATTTGAACAACTTGTCCAGGAGGATGTTGTGAAGAAGAGTTCAGGCAGGGCAGATGCCAAGTCCTTTTTCTGGGGAGAAGTGACCCCGTGTAGCAGGAATATCTGGGGACCAATGGGTTAGAAACCATCTTAGCAGTGAAGAGCCTTGTTCTCCTAGTGGAGAGCAAAGGGACCATGAGATGGCAACGCACCCTTGTAAGAAAAGGGCCCACCAGTCTCCAGGCCTGCATTCAGGAGTGTTGCAGTGGGTAAGGGGAGGGGACCATTCGTTTCTCCTCAGAAATGGTGAGGAGAATCCCATGTGGGATTCATTTCTTGGCTCCCCAGTGAGGAAGCACTTGGACTTTATGGAGCAAGAGCAGTGCAGGGTCACCAAGAGACTGGAGGGTACGGATCATCTTTTGTAGAGAAGAAGCTGAGAAGTGAGCCACCCGAGAGAGAAGGATGTGCAGGGTGCCCATCATCAATGTGAATAAACCCCTGATGGCAGGGAAAGAAGTGGTGGGAACCCAGCTCTTGTCACTGGTGTGCACACGCAGAAGAAGAGGCCCTGAGTACAAGGGGAAAGAGAGGGGATTCCACGGGCAAGCCTGTGTGTATGGGCAAAGAGTGGAAGAGGTGGTGGAGTCTCTGTGCTGGGAGCTACTGAAAACCCAACTGGGATGGTCCCACAAACGCAGCTCTAGCTGCCCTGTTACAGAAAAGGGTTTAAAGCACCTTCTCTGGAGAGGTTCCTGCTGTTGAAAGTGATTCTGAGGAGACtcaggctgggatgctggagaatTTATTGagacaaaagaatgaaaatgtaaaagcacCAAAAGCACCAAACGG
This sequence is a window from Lathamus discolor isolate bLatDis1 chromosome 2, bLatDis1.hap1, whole genome shotgun sequence. Protein-coding genes within it:
- the LOC136009473 gene encoding feather keratin 1-like, which encodes MACSDLCRPCGPTPLANSCNEPCVRQCEDSRVVIQPSAVLVTLPGPILSSFPQSTAVGSSSSAAVGNVLSAQGVPVSSGGFGYSLGYGYRGFGCYGRGRGYIC
- the LOC136009472 gene encoding feather keratin 1-like — encoded protein: MACSDLCRPCGPTPLANSCNEPCVRQCEDSRVVIQPPAVLVTLPGPILSSFPQSTAVGSSSSAAVGNVLSAKGVPVSSGGFGYGGLGYGFGGLGYGFGGLGCYGRGRGYNIC